In Scleropages formosus chromosome 6, fSclFor1.1, whole genome shotgun sequence, the genomic stretch GACCGATGCCGCGGAGGATCACCGACTCTGACAGTTTTATAGGGTTGCCatggggaagggagggggggggacgcAGGGCGGAGGCGTTGACAATGGGCGAGATCCCACCTTTGCGTCATCGCGGCTGGGCGCGGGCGCACGAGGCTCCTGCAAGCTGCGCCTTTAAATAGCGGCAGCGCAGATGGTTGAAGGAGCGCTGCGGACCGCGTTGGGGCCGGTACTCGTTGAGCGAGAGAGAGATAGAGCGAGATAGAGCggggtagagagagagagagagagagagagagagagagagtgtgtgtgtgtgtgagaaagagagagagagagaaagagagagagagggatgcTGTGTTCTTCTTGGAGTCTCCCTTCAACATGAAATCTCCTGTGTAAACTTCTCCTCATTTCACTCTGACACTTCTCTACGtgagtgccttttttttctttaaacttacAGTTACAAATTAGTTCTTTGCCTTCTTTGAACAAGTTAGTAAGTCGATGTAACTGTCCTCATTATATgagacaaatattttaatttgcttgtCTGAATCACTGTGTATTTGTTTTCGTGTTAGATTAGTGCagcctggctgtgtgtgtgtgttgggccaGCAGTTTATTACGGTCCGTCCAATTTGCCTCATTTAGGATGTGTGTTATTTGTTGTCATCGAAATGAAGGCAGTTTGGACTTGGCACTTGCGGGTTCTTCTGAAGGAAACGTATGAAACGGATCCACGATGACGGTCATACTCATAGGTGAGGGGCCCGCAGAAAAAAAGAGCTTACACCGCACCTTCGCCGCACGGCACGGAGGAATTCTCACACAGCCACGGCTCGTTTCCGAGCCACGCCGCGCGCTCAAGTACCAAAACGTAACCGTTTGCGCGGCAGCGACTCGTAACTATTTGCGAGGCGTGgctcttatttttatttctgccgTTTTTGACCGCTGCACATCGATCGAGTCTCCTAGTTTGATTTCTTCTTATTTCCGTTTCGTCTCTTTTATCCAAGATCCGATAATGCGTCTACCGAGTTTGCGCGCGCGGTATTATTAGCCGTCGTCTCGGGCCCTTCGCGCTCGTGGCGTGTTTACGCGGTGCGCGGGTCGTGTTGGAGCGGCGGCGCGCGGGGGGCTCGAGGCGCCGTGTGACTCCCTGCGGCACGTGCGCGGTCCCCCTCGCGCTCCGCTCGCCTCCCCCGGGACTGTACCGTTTATCCCATTTCACCCAGCGTCGGCGGGAGCTGCGTGGAAACGGCGGCTTGCGGTGCTACGGCGTGATTCGTGGGCCAGCGCTGACACGTCCGCGTGGATTAATaattataaggaaaaaaaatggctacAGCGAGAATGGGGGAAAAGACATGCAGAAGGTACATGCCACGGAAATTCCTCCGACATCTCAGCATCTGCGGGCATCGGATGGGCGATAGATGATTTTTCCTGCGTGTCGTGTGTGGCTGCTTTTCTCAATGGCTTTAATGATGGATGGGCTGCTAAGAAAATGAATATGATATGAATAATTTTCTTGCCGGTTTTTTCCACACGGAAAACCTGACAGCTTACATATAAAAGACTGCCTTTATgagggggaaagaaagagaaatgtgTTCTCCTCACCCAAGCTTGTTTGTCCGTGATGTGAGCAGCGCTGCTTTTGTCAGCGAGTGACTCCCCTTGCTCTCCCCACCCAGGCCTCCTGAAGAACAATGCCAGAGCAGAGCAACGACTACCGCGTGGTGGTGTTCGGTGCAGGGGGAGTGGGCAAGAGCTCCCTGGTGCTGCGCTTCGTGAAGGGGACCTTCCGCGAGAGCTACATCCCCACCATCGAGGACACCTACCGGCAGGTGATCAGCTGCGACAAGAGCATCTGCACCCTGCAGATCACGGACACCACGGGCAGCCACCAGTTCCCTGCCATGCAGCGCCTCTCCATCTCCAAGGGCCACGCCTTCATCCTGGTCTACTCCATCTCCAGCCGGCAGTCCCTGGAGGAGCTCAAGCCCATCTTCGAGCAGATCTGCCAGATTAAGGGCGACGTGGAGAGCATTCCCATCATGCTGGTAGGCAACAAGTGCGACGAGGCCCAGAACCGAGAGGTGGAGACCAGTGACGGCGAGGCCATGTCCAAGAAGTGGAAGTGTGCCTTCATGGAGACGTCAGCCAAGACCAACTACAACGTCAAGGAGCTCTTCCAGGAGCTGCTGAACCTAGAGAAGCGCAGGACTGTCAGCCTCCAGATCGACGGCAAGAAGAATAAGCAGCAGAAGCGGGCGGAGAAGCTGAAGGGCAAGTGCGTGGTGATGTGAGGCGACGGGGCAGCTCTCTGGCATGTGGGTCTTTGATTCTCTCCAGAGGCTGTGCATCGTGGGGGAAACACATCAAAACATACACTTACTTACCGGGGGAGGTTTGCACCCAACACCTGGAGGTGAAGGGGAGGCTAAGGACTCAGATCACTGTTTTAATGTTAAACACACagtagaaacaaacaaataatgttgaaacaaatgcataataaatCCTCCGGTGACTCAAACACAGCATCAGTAGTCTCAGCTTTCATGCGGAAGGAATGGATAAGCAGCGAGTCTGCATAAGTGCAACATTTATACATTAGTTGCCAGTGCTTGAAGCGTCAAACCAGGCATtctgtgctgcagtaaaaaatgaacatgaatgGTGCATGAGCCCTATGGCACCCACTCACTCATTAAAGACTACATTTTTTACTCTAAATTAAATGATGAAAGCCTCAAAGAGTTGCATTTCgattaaaatggtaaaatgtcgtactccatctccatctccaatTTCATGtaggaataaatgaaaattcacCTCCAAAAACAATTCTATACATGAAGCAATACTTCTGAAT encodes the following:
- the diras2 gene encoding GTP-binding protein Di-Ras2, which produces MPEQSNDYRVVVFGAGGVGKSSLVLRFVKGTFRESYIPTIEDTYRQVISCDKSICTLQITDTTGSHQFPAMQRLSISKGHAFILVYSISSRQSLEELKPIFEQICQIKGDVESIPIMLVGNKCDEAQNREVETSDGEAMSKKWKCAFMETSAKTNYNVKELFQELLNLEKRRTVSLQIDGKKNKQQKRAEKLKGKCVVM